The following coding sequences lie in one Synechococcus sp. PCC 7336 genomic window:
- a CDS encoding aldehyde dehydrogenase family protein, producing the protein MNHYDLTTVLRQVWRVRSQLSQLSGATKNRALEAMATALQERADSILEANTVDLENVRGQKQPQWMLEGMKLTPERLKLAALQLSALAGLPDPVGTLDGHWNYDSGASLACYRVPLGTLGLVYEVYPEIQMGGIGMALKSGNGLAVAGSPPLAATQAAIASLLSVAAYEAGIPEGAIQTIPADRSENLQALLRQQHFVDALLVCGRSSWVERMQEESAVPTIAAQFGQGYVYIAASASWEQVQSTLVEGCFGAGSQSGDRHQPFQRPMLGILMHEAWAERYLEKFLVALENYLLVADARSRALIPELPPLPAGDELPSDRHLLPLRIVANLPEATDWLDKHSYGQLEAIVTDSAGDIEQFSRSVEASILYVNSYPNLGDPTNSQLGAFLGIATSKLPARGPISLKSLTTVKYISWDKAQSGF; encoded by the coding sequence GTGAACCACTACGATCTAACGACTGTGCTGCGTCAGGTGTGGCGCGTTCGATCGCAACTCAGCCAACTGTCGGGGGCAACCAAAAACCGCGCCCTAGAGGCGATGGCTACTGCTCTGCAAGAGCGTGCCGACAGCATCTTAGAAGCCAATACCGTCGATCTCGAAAATGTGCGGGGACAAAAACAGCCCCAGTGGATGCTGGAGGGGATGAAGCTCACTCCCGAACGCTTGAAATTGGCCGCTCTGCAATTGTCAGCTTTAGCGGGTTTGCCCGATCCGGTGGGGACACTGGACGGCCATTGGAACTACGACAGCGGGGCCTCGCTGGCCTGCTATCGGGTGCCGCTCGGGACACTGGGTTTGGTCTACGAGGTGTATCCCGAAATTCAAATGGGCGGTATTGGCATGGCCCTCAAATCGGGCAACGGCCTTGCTGTGGCAGGCAGTCCCCCTCTGGCTGCGACTCAGGCTGCGATCGCGTCATTGTTGAGTGTGGCGGCTTACGAGGCGGGCATTCCTGAAGGGGCGATTCAAACTATTCCTGCCGATCGCTCGGAAAACTTGCAGGCTCTGTTGAGACAGCAGCATTTTGTCGATGCTTTGTTGGTGTGTGGCCGGAGCAGTTGGGTGGAGCGCATGCAGGAGGAGAGTGCAGTGCCGACGATTGCCGCACAGTTTGGGCAGGGATATGTGTACATTGCGGCCAGTGCCAGTTGGGAGCAGGTGCAATCTACGCTGGTGGAGGGGTGTTTTGGGGCTGGCAGCCAGTCGGGCGATCGCCATCAGCCTTTCCAACGACCGATGTTGGGAATTCTGATGCACGAGGCTTGGGCGGAACGATATTTAGAAAAGTTTTTGGTGGCGTTAGAAAACTACCTGTTAGTGGCAGATGCCCGCTCGCGAGCTCTGATACCGGAGTTGCCCCCTCTGCCGGCGGGAGATGAGTTGCCCAGCGATCGCCATCTCCTGCCGTTAAGAATTGTGGCCAATTTGCCGGAGGCGACTGACTGGCTCGACAAACACAGTTACGGTCAGCTAGAGGCGATCGTGACTGATTCTGCTGGCGATATCGAGCAGTTTTCTCGCTCGGTAGAGGCTAGTATTCTCTATGTCAACAGCTATCCCAATCTGGGCGACCCCACCAATAGCCAACTGGGTGCTTTCCTCGGCATTGCCACTTCCAAGCTGCCTGCTCGCGGCCCAATTAGTCTCAAGAGCCTGACGACAGTAAAATATATTTCTTGGGATAAAGCTCAATCAGGGTTCTAG
- a CDS encoding class I SAM-dependent methyltransferase, with amino-acid sequence MSIRELLARIRNKLFGVNAIADGMKAIETAVGDLRIEIKDTLKKVNLNVSDLSPQGEFVPPGHFYSCIPSKENIDRIRSIEWHPEALPGIEIDSDAQFELLKQFQAYYKDIPFTPQKQTQLRYFYENPAYSYTDAIFLHCWLRHLKPKRVIEIGSGYSSCVTLDTSEKFFDSAIDCTFIEPYADLLKSLIKPEDCDRIHIIETALQDVDLSIFNALEANDILFIDSTHVSKVGSDVNQLIFEILPRLNPGVLIHMHDIFYPFEYPLSWLEEGRAWNEQYILRAFLQFNNHFRIRLLSTYVIRQFQNWFGEHMSDCLKNPGGSIWIEKTE; translated from the coding sequence GTGAGCATCAGAGAACTTTTAGCTAGGATACGCAACAAATTATTTGGAGTGAATGCGATCGCAGACGGTATGAAGGCGATAGAAACTGCAGTGGGGGATTTACGAATAGAAATCAAGGATACCTTGAAAAAAGTTAACTTAAATGTATCCGATCTTTCTCCACAAGGAGAGTTTGTCCCACCAGGTCATTTTTATTCTTGCATTCCGTCAAAAGAGAATATAGATCGCATTCGTTCTATTGAATGGCATCCCGAGGCATTGCCTGGAATTGAAATTGACTCAGATGCTCAGTTCGAGCTTTTAAAACAATTTCAAGCTTATTATAAAGACATCCCATTTACACCTCAAAAACAGACACAACTTCGTTATTTTTACGAAAACCCTGCCTATTCCTATACTGATGCCATCTTCCTCCACTGTTGGCTGCGTCACCTGAAGCCCAAACGGGTCATTGAGATTGGTTCAGGCTATTCATCCTGTGTCACATTAGATACGAGCGAAAAATTTTTCGATAGCGCAATTGACTGTACCTTTATTGAGCCCTACGCCGATCTGCTAAAATCTCTAATTAAGCCAGAGGATTGCGATCGTATTCATATCATTGAAACAGCCCTACAGGATGTCGATCTGTCGATCTTTAACGCTCTCGAAGCCAATGACATTTTGTTTATTGATTCTACTCATGTCAGCAAGGTAGGTAGTGATGTTAACCAGCTCATTTTTGAAATTCTACCTCGATTAAATCCTGGTGTTTTGATTCACATGCACGATATTTTCTATCCTTTTGAATACCCGTTGTCTTGGCTGGAAGAAGGGCGAGCTTGGAACGAACAATATATTCTTCGGGCTTTCTTGCAGTTTAACAATCACTTCCGAATCCGACTACTTTCAACCTATGTTATTCGTCAGTTCCAAAATTGGTTTGGAGAACACATGTCCGATTGTTTAAAAAACCCTGGCGGATCGATTTGGATTGAGAAGACTGAATAA
- a CDS encoding ABC transporter ATP-binding protein, whose product MNNTSKHLPASILNPTEDLPLIEANDLGLRYRTSLQAKLAAGKRANMPNSDARFEGDGFWALRHVSLKWHRGQIIGVIGMNGAGKSTLCSVLSGILLPDEGQVTVRGTVGALLSLGAGINRDLSGRDNIILSGILLGLTRQEILLQMDRIIAFSELADYIDRPMRTYSSGMRSRLSFAVATSIERDILFLDEVLSVGDSSFRLKCERRISDMMESSSLVAIVSHSNDFLRKIATHILWLDKGSIRMFDIANSVLEAYAEFSQKRVSRDR is encoded by the coding sequence ATGAACAACACCTCGAAACACCTACCAGCTTCTATCCTCAATCCTACAGAAGATCTACCTTTGATTGAGGCTAATGACTTAGGGCTGCGCTATCGTACCTCTTTACAGGCAAAATTGGCGGCAGGAAAGCGAGCCAACATGCCTAATTCGGACGCCCGGTTCGAGGGCGATGGATTTTGGGCACTAAGACATGTGAGTTTAAAGTGGCATCGCGGACAAATTATTGGTGTTATTGGTATGAATGGTGCTGGTAAAAGCACTCTATGTTCAGTTTTGTCAGGAATTTTATTGCCAGACGAAGGTCAAGTAACTGTTCGAGGAACAGTCGGAGCTTTACTCTCTTTAGGGGCTGGCATTAATCGAGATTTATCTGGGCGAGACAATATTATTTTGAGTGGGATATTGCTGGGTTTGACGCGCCAAGAAATCTTACTACAGATGGATCGTATCATTGCTTTTTCCGAACTAGCAGACTACATAGATCGACCAATGCGCACCTACTCTTCTGGAATGCGATCGCGGCTAAGTTTTGCAGTTGCCACCTCTATCGAACGAGATATTTTATTTCTAGACGAGGTTTTGAGCGTAGGCGATAGCTCATTCCGCCTCAAATGCGAGCGGCGAATTTCAGACATGATGGAATCTAGTAGCCTGGTAGCAATTGTATCTCACTCAAATGATTTTCTGCGCAAGATAGCCACTCACATTCTTTGGTTAGACAAAGGTTCTATACGAATGTTTGACATAGCCAATTCTGTGTTGGAAGCTTATGCAGAATTTTCGCAAAAACGGGTTAGCAGAGATCGCTAA